A genomic stretch from Setaria italica strain Yugu1 chromosome VII, Setaria_italica_v2.0, whole genome shotgun sequence includes:
- the LOC101781029 gene encoding leucine-rich repeat extensin-like protein 5 gives MERPLRHLALLLGLLAWAAAAATGAAAQPACEPSNLATQITLFCMPDMPTAPCCEPVVASVDLGGGVPCLCRVAAQPQLVLARLNASHLLALYTACGGLRTGGAHLAAACQGPSPPATVPVIAPPPPAAPRHRLPARGEAPPPPATSEKPSPPPQQQPGAAAAHGKAIPASPAASSPLAPAAAPTTPTPPTSGSDGRCSCTPVILFLLTAIIVLY, from the exons ATGGAGCGCCCCCTCCGCCACCTCGCGCTGCTGCTCGGCCTCCTcgcctgggcggcggcggccgccaccggGGCCGCGGCGCAGCCTGCGTGCGAGCCCTCCAACCTCGCCACGCAGATCACGCTCTTCTGCATGCCCGACATGCCCACGGCGCCCTGCTGCGAGCCGGTCGTCGCCTCCGTagacctcggcggcggcgtcccctgCCTCTGCCGCGTCGCCGCCCAGCCGCAGCTCGTCCTCGCCCGCCTCAACGCCTCCCACCTCCTCGCGCTCTACACCGCCTGCGGGGGACTGCGCACCGGGGgcgcccacctcgccgccgcctgccaaG GTCCGTCACCCCCTGCCACCGTCCCCGTcatcgccccgccgccgcccgccgcccctcgccacAGGCTGCCAGCAC GCGGCGAggcccctccccctccggcgACGAGCGAGAAGCCGTCCCCACCACCCCAGCAGCagcctggcgccgccgccgcccacggcaAGGCCATCCCCGCCAGcccggccgcctcctcgccgctggcgccggcagccgcgcccacgacgcccACGCCGCCAACCTCCGGCTCCGACGGCAGGTGCAGCTGCACCCCggtcatcctcttcctcctcaccgCCATCATCGTCCTCTACTGA